Within the Desulforegula conservatrix Mb1Pa genome, the region CTGCATATTCTCAATCAAAGTATTGCAGATTGAGTCAAAAAAGGCCTGGGTCCCCCGATAGCCAATCTGAAGTATCCTTGCGCCGCCCATCCTGTCGTGAATCGGCATTCCAGCTCTTAAAAGAGGGACTCCGGTTTTTCTGCTCATAGCAAAACCCTTGCTCGAACCAATCAGAATATCAGGAGAAAGTTCTTCAACAGCTTCTTCAATGTCTCTAAAATCTGCCGAGTCAATTATGCGGATATCCTTTTCATCAAAATCAGACACAGCTTCTTTCATGGCAGCAACAAATCTGCTGCTCATGTCGCCAGACGCTGCAATCACCGGAGTTATGCCGATTTCAGACAGGAAGCCGCAGATTGCCGTAACCATGTCTGCCTCGCCAAAAACAGCCGCCGTCTTTCCTGCAACGTATTTATGACCGTCCACATAGCTGTCTATCAGTCTGGCCCTTTCTTTTTCATATTTTTCAGGAACAGGTTTTCCGGAAGCATGTGAAAGCTCATTCATGAATAAATCCGTAGCTTTCACACCAATCGGCCTTTCCATTTTTCTGGCAGTAACATGAAACTCCTTTTCCAGATATTCAGCAGCGGATAATCCTGATGTTGACACCTTCCCGAATTCCACTGACATTACCGAAGCTCCCATGCACTTTATTTCTTCAACAGATGTACCGCCTGAAGGAAGTTTCTGGTATTCAGCCCAGGGGCCACCATCAAGGGTTTCGCTGTAATCTGGAAGGATGACTGGCTTAAGGCCGAAATCCTCGCTAATTTCTCTGAGATGCCTCAAATCTGCTGTCGAAAGCATTCCTGGAAGAATATTCACAACAGGTTGTTCAATTGATTCTGGCTTATCTGCTCCAGCAATGGTTTTAACCATTGAAAGAACAGCAGCCTGGAAACCGTCTGCATGGGTTCCTGCATAACTCGGAGTCGATGCAAACGGCATTGAAGG harbors:
- a CDS encoding nitrogenase component 1, which codes for METNIPNRDFTQNACKLCAPLGACLAYKGVKGAIPFLHGSQGCATYIRRYLISHFREPLDIAASNFSEASTIFGGGEALKTGLLNIVRQYSPEMIGVASTCLSETIGEDVPLALRELRISKGITGLPSMPFASTPSYAGTHADGFQAAVLSMVKTIAGADKPESIEQPVVNILPGMLSTADLRHLREISEDFGLKPVILPDYSETLDGGPWAEYQKLPSGGTSVEEIKCMGASVMSVEFGKVSTSGLSAAEYLEKEFHVTARKMERPIGVKATDLFMNELSHASGKPVPEKYEKERARLIDSYVDGHKYVAGKTAAVFGEADMVTAICGFLSEIGITPVIAASGDMSSRFVAAMKEAVSDFDEKDIRIIDSADFRDIEEAVEELSPDILIGSSKGFAMSRKTGVPLLRAGMPIHDRMGGARILQIGYRGTQAFFDSICNTLIENMQEESEIGYTYI